A genomic segment from Pediococcus acidilactici encodes:
- the folK gene encoding 2-amino-4-hydroxy-6-hydroxymethyldihydropteridine diphosphokinase gives MVNTAYLSIGSNLGDRENNLRLAIEKLKQVAQVSRLSHIYETEPVGGVKQDDFLNMAIRIKTPKSAVELLNDLHAIEKALKRKRIIHWGPRTIDLDILFFNNDHISSPELTIPHPEIPNRRFVLIPMLEVSQDDPELHRTIQALLDVTPDNNMVRIYNSGSEDIEPTQN, from the coding sequence ATGGTTAATACTGCTTATTTAAGTATTGGCAGCAACTTAGGGGATCGTGAAAACAATTTAAGGTTAGCAATTGAGAAGTTAAAACAAGTAGCCCAGGTTAGCCGACTTTCCCATATTTATGAAACTGAACCAGTGGGTGGTGTCAAACAAGATGACTTTCTTAACATGGCAATCCGGATCAAGACCCCTAAGAGTGCTGTCGAACTACTAAATGATTTACACGCCATTGAAAAGGCTTTAAAGCGTAAAAGGATTATCCACTGGGGACCGAGGACGATCGACTTAGATATTTTATTTTTCAATAACGACCATATATCCTCTCCAGAATTGACGATTCCCCACCCGGAAATCCCTAACCGGCGATTTGTTTTAATTCCAATGTTAGAAGTCAGTCAGGATGACCCGGAACTTCACCGGACAATCCAAGCTTTGCTTGACGTAACGCCGGACAATAATATGGTCAGAATATATAATTCAGGAAGTGAAGATATTGAACCTACCCAAAATTGA
- the folB gene encoding dihydroneopterin aldolase, producing the protein MQFYTYNGVLPEEKKLGQKIEIDAELTYPIEERVKHDDLTETVSYSAVYKTIEEFVSTHNYDLIESVANHLLRLILREYPSLQAVRLKIRKYSVPINGHFDNVEIEVSGQQNG; encoded by the coding sequence ATGCAGTTTTATACTTACAACGGTGTTTTACCGGAAGAAAAGAAGCTAGGACAAAAAATCGAGATTGATGCCGAGCTAACTTATCCAATTGAAGAACGGGTTAAACACGACGATTTAACCGAAACGGTTAGCTATTCGGCGGTTTATAAAACGATTGAAGAATTTGTTTCAACGCATAACTACGACCTGATTGAAAGTGTGGCTAATCATCTATTAAGATTGATTTTACGTGAGTACCCCAGTCTTCAGGCCGTGCGGTTGAAAATTAGAAAATATAGTGTTCCCATTAACGGGCATTTTGATAACGTAGAAATAGAAGTGAGTGGTCAGCAAAATGGTTAA
- the yjeM gene encoding glutamate/gamma-aminobutyrate family transporter YjeM, whose translation MGEQKKKLSLGALVLMIFTTIFGFGNTPTAFQQMGYGAIFWYILGAILFFIPAGLMFAEYGATFKEAKGGLYSWLEQSIGEKWAFIATFMWLASWIIWMVMIAQKIWITLATIISGHDTTGSWSLFGMNSTMTIGLLAILWVVFVTWAASRGINTLAKVSSLGGLAVMAMNVILLLASVFILIANHGHLAQPINHLSDFATSPSVQFQNPIAMISFVIYAIFAYGGLESMGGITDSLDKPEKTFPKGVMIGGIVIAVGYSFAIFLWGVSANWHTVILEQKANLGNITYVMMQNLGLELGKAMGLSSSGAVALGTAFSRFSGLGMLLAYVGSFFVLSYSPLKSFILGSPKELWPKKMTELNKNGMPANSMWLQAIVVSVFIAGISILASITHKEATFFYNVLTSMSNVSTTLPYIFLVGAFPFFKAKKDLDRPFEVYRSRPWMLTIVTVVLITVGVGIVFTAISPFISGDLFTGLWTVAGPLFFGLIAWAFLVRREKNKNI comes from the coding sequence ATGGGTGAACAAAAGAAAAAACTATCGCTCGGCGCTTTAGTTTTAATGATATTTACCACTATCTTTGGATTTGGTAATACCCCCACTGCTTTCCAGCAAATGGGATACGGAGCAATTTTTTGGTACATTTTAGGTGCAATTTTATTCTTTATTCCCGCTGGCTTAATGTTTGCGGAATACGGGGCTACGTTTAAGGAAGCTAAGGGGGGCCTTTACTCTTGGTTGGAACAATCAATTGGTGAAAAATGGGCCTTCATCGCCACGTTTATGTGGTTAGCTTCTTGGATTATTTGGATGGTAATGATTGCGCAAAAGATTTGGATCACCTTGGCAACCATTATCTCAGGTCATGATACTACTGGCAGCTGGTCACTATTTGGGATGAATTCGACCATGACAATTGGGTTGCTTGCCATTCTATGGGTAGTGTTTGTAACTTGGGCTGCTTCTCGGGGAATTAATACCTTAGCAAAGGTTTCCTCATTAGGTGGTTTAGCCGTAATGGCAATGAACGTAATCTTACTATTAGCTAGTGTGTTCATTTTAATCGCTAACCACGGTCACTTGGCGCAACCAATTAACCACTTGAGTGATTTTGCAACATCGCCAAGCGTTCAATTCCAGAACCCCATCGCGATGATTTCCTTCGTAATTTACGCGATCTTTGCTTACGGTGGTTTGGAATCTATGGGTGGAATTACTGATAGTTTGGATAAGCCTGAAAAAACCTTCCCTAAGGGCGTTATGATTGGTGGAATCGTTATTGCGGTTGGCTACTCATTTGCAATCTTCCTCTGGGGTGTTTCAGCAAACTGGCATACCGTAATTTTGGAACAAAAAGCTAACTTAGGTAACATTACATACGTAATGATGCAGAACTTAGGTTTAGAATTAGGTAAGGCAATGGGCTTGAGTAGCTCGGGTGCAGTTGCCTTAGGAACGGCGTTCTCAAGATTCTCTGGTTTAGGTATGTTGTTAGCTTACGTTGGTTCGTTCTTCGTTTTAAGCTACTCTCCATTAAAATCATTTATCTTAGGTTCACCTAAAGAATTGTGGCCAAAGAAAATGACTGAACTAAATAAAAACGGAATGCCTGCTAACTCAATGTGGTTACAAGCAATCGTGGTTAGTGTATTTATCGCAGGAATTTCTATTCTAGCTTCCATTACCCATAAAGAAGCAACCTTCTTCTACAATGTGTTGACTTCAATGAGTAACGTTTCTACTACTTTGCCATACATTTTCTTAGTAGGAGCATTCCCATTCTTCAAGGCTAAAAAAGACCTTGACCGGCCGTTTGAAGTTTACCGTAGTCGGCCTTGGATGTTAACCATCGTCACGGTCGTACTGATTACCGTCGGCGTCGGAATTGTCTTTACCGCAATTTCACCATTCATTTCCGGAGACTTGTTTACCGGATTATGGACGGTGGCTGGACCACTATTCTTCGGTCTAATTGCTTGGGCATTCTTGGTTAGACGTGAAAAGAATAAGAACATTTAA
- the msrA gene encoding peptide-methionine (S)-S-oxide reductase MsrA — translation MTSTAIFAGGCFWCMVEPFETQPGILRVVSGYTGGHVPNPTYEQVASHTTGHTEAVQITFDPEIISYRQLVEIYWQQTDPTDAMGQFQDRGDSYRPVIFVNSEEQRQIALASRKALAESGRFDEPIVTKIEDAQPFYPAEEEHQQFYKKNPWRYQIEEAGGRSQFKQTHWQ, via the coding sequence ATGACATCAACGGCTATTTTTGCGGGCGGTTGCTTCTGGTGCATGGTTGAACCATTTGAAACTCAGCCTGGGATTTTGCGCGTAGTTTCTGGCTATACTGGCGGACACGTACCAAACCCTACGTATGAACAGGTAGCATCCCATACCACGGGCCATACGGAAGCAGTACAAATCACTTTCGATCCAGAAATTATTTCCTACCGACAATTAGTGGAAATTTATTGGCAACAGACTGACCCTACGGATGCCATGGGACAGTTCCAAGATCGGGGAGATAGCTACCGTCCGGTAATTTTCGTTAACAGTGAAGAACAGCGTCAAATTGCGTTGGCCTCCCGCAAAGCACTTGCGGAATCAGGTAGGTTTGATGAACCAATCGTAACTAAAATTGAAGATGCACAGCCATTTTATCCAGCAGAAGAAGAACATCAACAATTTTACAAGAAGAACCCTTGGAGATACCAAATTGAAGAAGCTGGTGGGCGAAGTCAATTTAAACAAACCCACTGGCAATAA
- the msrB gene encoding peptide-methionine (R)-S-oxide reductase MsrB translates to MAKKKLSKAELKEKLSPEEYAVTQESATERPFSGKYDNFYEKGIYVDVVSGEPLFSSTTKYDAHCGWPAFSQPIDPQLVVEHRDRSWGMERVEVRSKEADSHLGHVFLDGPAETGGTRYCINSAALKFIPYDELEQHQLGYLKKIFDKEG, encoded by the coding sequence ATGGCAAAGAAAAAACTTTCTAAAGCAGAGTTAAAGGAAAAACTTAGCCCTGAAGAATATGCAGTAACACAAGAATCAGCTACTGAACGCCCTTTTAGCGGGAAATACGATAATTTCTATGAAAAGGGTATTTACGTCGACGTGGTCAGTGGAGAACCGTTATTTAGTTCTACCACCAAATATGACGCCCACTGTGGTTGGCCAGCTTTTAGTCAACCAATCGACCCTCAATTAGTTGTCGAACACCGGGACCGATCCTGGGGAATGGAGCGGGTGGAAGTGCGTAGCAAGGAAGCCGATTCGCATTTAGGTCACGTATTCCTCGACGGTCCCGCAGAAACCGGTGGGACGCGCTATTGTATCAATTCGGCTGCCCTGAAGTTTATCCCGTATGATGAGTTAGAGCAGCATCAGCTAGGTTATTTGAAAAAAATTTTTGATAAAGAAGGGTAA
- a CDS encoding glycerate kinase, protein MKFVIAPDSFKNGMTAKQAAKAIKKGLQRVFPEAAYTLVPMADGGEGTVQSLVDATNGRLLTAQVTGPLGTPVNATYGILGDRRTAVIEMSQASGIQYVTRATRNPLKTTTFGTGELILKALDQGIERLIIGIGGSATNDGGAGMAQALGAKLLDKNGKSIPLGGGNLNRLNQIKTAAMDSRIKKTEIIIASDVTNPLVGEKGASAVFGPQKGATPEMVKLLDQNLTHYAKILQRDLGIDLANRPGTGAAGGLGAGLIAFTNADMQKGIDLVIKYSGLKDKAQNADYVFTGEGGIDFQTKYGKTPYGVALTTKTVAPQAPVIVIAGNVGKGIDELYADNAIDAIFTSVSGVKTLREALATGPHDVAQVAENIARLIKKSSGSTK, encoded by the coding sequence ATGAAATTTGTAATTGCACCCGATTCATTTAAAAATGGTATGACAGCTAAGCAAGCTGCTAAAGCCATTAAAAAGGGGCTTCAGCGCGTTTTCCCAGAAGCTGCTTACACGCTGGTTCCCATGGCCGATGGTGGTGAAGGGACCGTGCAATCTTTAGTGGACGCGACTAACGGCCGTTTATTAACTGCTCAAGTCACTGGCCCACTTGGTACGCCGGTAAACGCAACTTATGGTATTTTAGGTGACCGTCGTACCGCGGTAATCGAAATGTCCCAAGCAAGTGGGATTCAGTACGTTACTCGCGCGACCCGCAATCCGTTAAAGACAACCACTTTTGGAACCGGAGAGTTAATTTTAAAAGCGTTAGACCAAGGCATTGAACGTTTGATTATTGGGATTGGTGGCAGTGCAACTAACGACGGCGGAGCCGGAATGGCGCAGGCACTCGGTGCTAAATTACTAGATAAAAACGGAAAATCCATCCCGTTAGGCGGGGGGAATCTAAACCGGCTTAACCAAATTAAGACCGCCGCAATGGATTCCCGAATTAAAAAAACGGAAATCATCATCGCTTCCGACGTAACTAATCCCTTAGTTGGTGAAAAAGGAGCCTCCGCCGTTTTTGGTCCGCAAAAAGGGGCTACTCCTGAGATGGTTAAGCTCTTGGATCAAAATCTTACGCACTACGCAAAAATTTTGCAACGTGATTTAGGTATCGACTTGGCTAACCGCCCAGGTACTGGTGCTGCGGGTGGTTTGGGAGCTGGTTTAATTGCTTTTACCAACGCCGATATGCAAAAGGGAATTGATTTAGTAATTAAATACAGTGGTTTGAAAGACAAGGCCCAAAACGCCGATTACGTATTTACTGGTGAAGGTGGAATTGATTTTCAAACTAAGTATGGCAAAACTCCCTATGGGGTGGCGTTGACGACTAAGACAGTTGCCCCTCAGGCACCCGTAATTGTAATTGCTGGTAACGTTGGTAAGGGAATTGACGAGCTTTACGCGGATAACGCAATCGACGCAATCTTTACCAGCGTATCCGGAGTTAAAACATTACGAGAGGCCTTAGCAACCGGACCCCACGACGTTGCTCAAGTTGCTGAAAACATTGCCCGCTTAATCAAAAAGAGTTCCGGTTCTACCAAGTAA
- a CDS encoding GntP family permease: MHLLPWWAALVGLAAAIILILRKLNPVYSLMLGAILGCLLGGAGLSQTLDVLIQGSQSVMGTVLRVIAAGMLAGVMMESGAADVIAKTIVNKLGDQLALFSLALATMVITGVGVFIPVAVLIVAPIALEVGQRMHISKLALLVALSGGGKAGNIISPNPNSIAAAKGFGINLSQIMIADFIPSVVGLIVAVLVASFLKHRGSAVLDTDIANLTKPKQPAELPSLTTALVTPILAIVLLLLNPLSSLLHIHGLASLNLDATYVLPFAAVVGTLAMRKGSQLKAYAQSGIARMTDVVMILIGAGMVGALITTSSLPNKIIDLIKISHVSGIFLAPLAGILMAAATASTSTGVILATGSFSKAILGFGVSPLAAAAMVHTGATVIDHLPHGNYFHVTANAMHMEIKERSRSIIYETLVGLSMTIVATVMYGFF, encoded by the coding sequence ATGCACTTATTACCATGGTGGGCAGCGCTAGTGGGGTTAGCCGCTGCCATTATTCTTATTTTACGGAAATTAAACCCTGTTTATTCGTTAATGTTAGGAGCGATTTTAGGATGTCTATTAGGCGGAGCTGGGCTTAGTCAGACGCTCGACGTACTCATTCAAGGTTCACAAAGCGTGATGGGAACTGTTCTACGGGTGATTGCTGCCGGAATGCTTGCCGGGGTGATGATGGAATCTGGCGCAGCTGACGTGATCGCTAAGACCATTGTTAACAAATTGGGCGATCAATTAGCGTTATTTAGTTTAGCGTTAGCAACAATGGTGATTACGGGAGTAGGGGTTTTTATCCCGGTTGCCGTCTTAATCGTTGCACCGATTGCACTCGAAGTTGGTCAGCGCATGCACATCTCGAAATTAGCCCTCCTCGTTGCCCTTTCCGGAGGTGGCAAAGCCGGAAATATTATTTCGCCTAACCCAAATTCAATTGCTGCTGCAAAAGGATTTGGCATTAATCTAAGTCAAATCATGATTGCCGATTTTATTCCCAGCGTGGTGGGATTAATTGTGGCTGTTTTAGTGGCCTCCTTTTTGAAACATCGGGGAAGTGCCGTTTTGGATACTGACATTGCAAATTTAACCAAACCTAAACAACCTGCAGAGTTACCATCCTTAACCACGGCACTGGTAACTCCTATCTTAGCAATCGTGTTGTTACTGCTAAATCCGTTAAGCTCACTTTTACATATTCATGGTTTAGCTAGTTTGAATTTAGATGCTACCTACGTGCTTCCGTTTGCTGCCGTAGTGGGTACCTTAGCAATGCGGAAAGGCAGCCAGTTAAAAGCCTATGCCCAATCTGGAATTGCCCGAATGACCGATGTAGTCATGATTTTAATTGGTGCTGGAATGGTTGGAGCCTTGATTACCACCTCTAGTTTGCCAAATAAAATCATTGATTTAATCAAAATTAGCCACGTTTCCGGAATTTTCTTGGCGCCGTTAGCCGGAATCTTAATGGCGGCGGCAACTGCTTCAACATCGACCGGGGTTATCCTCGCGACCGGTTCCTTTAGCAAAGCTATCTTAGGTTTTGGGGTAAGCCCGTTAGCTGCCGCAGCAATGGTACATACCGGAGCAACGGTAATCGACCACTTACCACACGGCAATTATTTCCACGTTACGGCCAACGCCATGCATATGGAAATTAAGGAACGTTCTCGTTCAATTATTTACGAAACCCTAGTGGGACTATCAATGACCATTGTCGCAACCGTAATGTACGGATTCTTTTAA
- a CDS encoding excinuclease ABC subunit UvrA: MENQAVLPTQINVRGGRVHNLKNIDVDIPLHQFVAISGLSGSGKSSLAMGILYEEGSRRYLEALSTYTRRRIKLGSQADVTSVEHIPSALALRQRPSVPSERATVGTMSETLNVIRLIFSRLGSPVCPNGHRVKPSLAIAQAMSESGDAMGRITCPVCGVAFYVPSAEQFSFNSEGACERCQGTGRVRQLDEDKLIGDPNLSVADGAVASWHLPGRNFMPKVAEQAGVRINVPYKELTPKEKDFILNGPQKKYRMDFHSGTGRVFHDFNALYENAHQAVLESAKTSKSERAQARISQFFNYSTCPVCHGSRLKPELMKQTAGEKNIAEVSDLALGDLNVWMERVLAELPEDMQKMADSLFAEFSHNLRPLLDLGLDYLTLSRNGNSLSTGELQRIQLARTLRTKTTGVLYVLDEPSIGLHPDNVSGLLKVFRELVDQGNSLVVVDHNLAVIRAADQIIEIGPGSGREGGYVLNQGTPAQLAANPDSLIGPYLKGTAKIHVRKINKRESAELIDFTVKNYYNLRKVRAHIPVNRLTTVTGFSGAGKTSLILDSLVSAITAQAKKQQLPKQVAQLKTPLKKVVSVNAEPIGKSVRSTVATYTNIMNNLRKLYASQPAAKKRKYTASYFSYNNKQGACPTCGGTGSITLDIQFLPDMQQVCPTCHGERYNPEIQQIKWHNLSIVDVLNLDVKSAIDVFKDVPKIQQDLQNLIEVGLGYLHLGENTPSLSGGEAQRLKLVKHLNQQQANTLFVFDEPTIGLHPLDVRVLLQVMQRLIDRQATIIVITHDLDLMVNADYLVDLGPTGGQNGGRIVATGAPKDLIKSPQSLTTQYLANYWHRFTEESI; this comes from the coding sequence ATGGAAAATCAAGCAGTCTTACCAACCCAAATTAATGTTCGGGGAGGACGGGTTCATAATTTAAAAAATATCGATGTAGACATTCCTTTACACCAATTTGTCGCGATTTCGGGCCTTTCCGGATCCGGGAAGAGCTCGTTAGCTATGGGAATTCTCTACGAAGAAGGTTCTCGAAGGTACTTGGAAGCCCTGTCGACCTATACAAGGAGACGGATTAAGTTAGGTTCACAAGCGGACGTCACTAGTGTGGAACACATCCCGTCTGCCTTGGCGCTTCGTCAGCGACCGAGCGTTCCATCCGAAAGGGCGACGGTCGGGACGATGAGCGAAACTTTAAACGTAATCCGGTTAATTTTTTCTCGTTTAGGTTCGCCCGTTTGCCCCAATGGTCACCGAGTAAAACCTAGCTTAGCGATTGCCCAAGCAATGAGTGAAAGTGGTGATGCAATGGGAAGAATCACCTGTCCCGTCTGTGGGGTTGCCTTTTACGTTCCCAGCGCGGAACAGTTCTCCTTTAATAGTGAGGGAGCTTGCGAGCGTTGCCAAGGAACCGGAAGAGTACGCCAGCTAGACGAAGATAAGTTAATTGGAGACCCTAACCTTAGCGTTGCTGATGGCGCAGTCGCATCTTGGCATCTTCCTGGTCGAAATTTTATGCCCAAGGTCGCCGAACAGGCCGGGGTGCGAATTAACGTACCTTACAAAGAATTAACCCCTAAGGAAAAGGACTTTATCCTAAACGGCCCGCAGAAAAAATACCGGATGGACTTTCATTCGGGAACTGGTCGAGTTTTCCACGATTTTAATGCACTATACGAAAATGCCCATCAAGCCGTGCTTGAATCAGCAAAAACAAGTAAAAGTGAACGGGCACAGGCCCGAATCAGTCAATTCTTTAACTATTCAACTTGTCCCGTTTGTCATGGAAGCCGTCTCAAACCGGAGTTAATGAAGCAAACGGCCGGCGAGAAAAATATTGCGGAAGTTTCGGACCTCGCGCTTGGCGACCTAAACGTCTGGATGGAAAGGGTTCTTGCCGAACTTCCGGAGGATATGCAAAAGATGGCGGATAGTTTATTTGCGGAATTTAGCCATAACTTACGGCCCTTATTGGATCTTGGCTTAGATTATCTAACCCTTTCCAGAAATGGGAATAGCCTTTCAACTGGGGAATTGCAACGGATTCAATTAGCCCGAACCCTACGTACGAAAACTACCGGAGTTTTATACGTGCTTGACGAACCTTCCATCGGGTTGCATCCGGACAACGTCAGCGGACTGTTAAAGGTTTTTCGCGAGTTAGTTGATCAAGGAAATTCACTGGTGGTAGTTGACCACAATCTCGCCGTCATTCGCGCTGCTGACCAAATTATTGAAATCGGACCTGGTTCCGGTAGGGAAGGTGGTTACGTTTTAAATCAGGGAACGCCAGCTCAGCTAGCCGCAAATCCCGATTCCCTAATCGGTCCTTATCTCAAAGGAACGGCAAAAATTCACGTCCGTAAAATAAATAAGCGCGAGTCCGCTGAGTTAATTGATTTTACCGTAAAGAACTACTATAATCTGCGAAAAGTGCGGGCCCACATCCCCGTTAACCGACTCACCACGGTTACCGGATTTTCCGGAGCGGGCAAAACTAGCTTGATATTGGATAGCTTAGTATCCGCTATTACAGCACAAGCTAAAAAACAGCAATTGCCAAAGCAAGTTGCTCAACTTAAGACGCCACTTAAAAAGGTGGTCAGCGTCAATGCTGAACCGATTGGTAAAAGCGTACGGTCGACAGTGGCTACGTACACTAATATTATGAACAACCTTCGGAAGCTATACGCTAGCCAACCCGCAGCGAAGAAACGGAAGTACACGGCAAGTTACTTCTCTTACAACAACAAACAGGGTGCCTGTCCAACTTGTGGCGGAACGGGGAGTATTACGCTAGATATTCAATTCCTACCGGATATGCAACAAGTGTGTCCAACTTGTCATGGAGAGCGGTATAATCCTGAAATCCAACAAATCAAATGGCACAACTTATCCATTGTCGATGTTTTGAACCTAGATGTAAAATCTGCAATAGACGTCTTTAAAGACGTACCTAAAATTCAACAAGACCTCCAAAATTTAATTGAAGTTGGGTTAGGTTACTTGCATTTGGGTGAAAACACCCCTAGCTTATCGGGCGGGGAAGCGCAACGCTTAAAATTGGTAAAGCATCTTAATCAGCAACAAGCCAACACCCTATTTGTTTTTGACGAACCAACCATCGGCTTACACCCGTTAGATGTCCGCGTACTTTTACAAGTCATGCAGCGTCTAATTGATCGACAGGCAACCATTATTGTAATTACTCATGATCTTGATCTGATGGTAAACGCAGATTATCTAGTTGATCTAGGACCTACCGGGGGACAAAATGGCGGGAGAATCGTTGCTACGGGAGCACCAAAAGATTTAATTAAAAGCCCCCAAAGTTTGACGACCCAGTATTTAGCTAATTATTGGCATCGCTTTACAGAAGAGTCTATTTAA
- a CDS encoding manganese-dependent inorganic pyrophosphatase: MTKQLIFGHSNPDTDAIVAAKAFAYYQTQMGVKDVEAVALGNPNPETEYVLNHFNEPAPRVVETVANEVDSVMLVDHNEKQQSAQDVDQVTVTAVVDHHRIANFETAQPLFYRAEPVGCTSTILTKMFKEAGIEIPAKIAGLMLSAIISDTLLLKSPTTTDDDRKAVETLAKIADVNVEEYGLAMLKAGTDLSSKSELELVDGDAKSFDMGGKKVRIGQVNTVDLDDVFAREAALVKTMEDENQKNGYDMFLLLATNILTSDSRLLVVGEPKEMVEKAFDVKLSDHNTADLPGVVSRKKQVVPPLMKAFE, translated from the coding sequence ATGACTAAACAACTTATTTTTGGACATTCTAACCCGGATACAGATGCCATTGTTGCGGCAAAGGCGTTTGCATATTACCAAACTCAAATGGGCGTAAAGGACGTTGAAGCCGTTGCATTAGGTAACCCTAATCCAGAAACGGAATACGTTTTAAATCACTTTAACGAACCAGCTCCTCGGGTAGTTGAAACCGTGGCTAACGAAGTGGACTCCGTAATGTTGGTTGACCACAACGAAAAGCAACAAAGTGCCCAAGATGTAGATCAAGTTACGGTAACGGCCGTAGTTGACCATCACCGGATTGCTAACTTTGAAACTGCTCAACCACTTTTCTACCGTGCTGAACCAGTGGGTTGCACAAGCACCATCTTAACCAAGATGTTCAAAGAAGCGGGGATTGAAATTCCAGCTAAGATTGCGGGACTAATGCTTTCAGCAATTATTTCCGATACGCTTTTACTTAAGTCACCAACCACTACGGATGACGACCGGAAGGCTGTAGAAACCTTAGCTAAGATTGCGGACGTTAATGTTGAAGAGTACGGTTTGGCAATGCTAAAAGCAGGTACTGACTTATCAAGTAAGAGTGAACTTGAACTAGTTGATGGCGATGCAAAGAGCTTCGACATGGGCGGTAAAAAAGTTCGTATTGGTCAAGTAAACACCGTTGATTTAGACGACGTATTCGCTCGTGAAGCTGCCTTAGTTAAGACAATGGAAGACGAAAACCAAAAGAACGGTTACGACATGTTCTTACTTTTGGCAACTAACATTTTGACAAGCGATTCACGTCTATTAGTAGTTGGCGAACCTAAGGAAATGGTTGAAAAGGCCTTTGACGTTAAGTTAAGTGACCATAACACTGCCGACCTTCCTGGCGTTGTATCCCGGAAGAAGCAAGTGGTACCACCACTCATGAAGGCTTTCGAATAA
- a CDS encoding LysR family transcriptional regulator: MRTKQEKIFSSKALTYFLQLSDTMNYTQAAQILGITQPALTQQIKKLEHTIGAPLFYSVGKKLRLTDAGYTMLSASHEINRVLNNATDEIQQSSNASQGEISIGILSSIETQIFEDFIAHYYKKEPGIKIIVHMLTRKEIWENLENNKVDLAIMYLPDDSIKNWKPYQSRKITSESLVFIHHDEKIARQKRIKLQKTINYNWVTYPEEFYLDGVIKEAYKNALVNRPHSVACFTTPDQIRHFVNATDVVTALPESYVMAHPRKKGVFTAKLDPVISFDLDFVFRRDKDSIPRIESFLNEFEAYLAKKGYTERLEEITNNRLKEHSDND, from the coding sequence ATGCGGACTAAACAAGAAAAGATCTTTTCTTCAAAAGCGTTGACATATTTTTTGCAACTTTCAGATACGATGAACTACACGCAAGCTGCGCAAATTCTTGGAATTACGCAGCCGGCGCTAACCCAGCAAATTAAAAAGCTAGAGCACACCATTGGGGCACCGTTATTTTACTCAGTAGGGAAAAAATTACGGCTTACCGATGCGGGATATACCATGTTAAGTGCTAGTCACGAAATTAACCGCGTTTTGAACAATGCGACTGATGAAATTCAACAGTCGTCAAACGCTAGCCAAGGTGAGATTTCAATTGGAATTCTGTCGTCGATTGAAACCCAAATTTTCGAAGACTTTATTGCACACTATTACAAAAAAGAACCCGGCATTAAGATTATTGTCCACATGTTGACTAGAAAAGAAATTTGGGAAAATCTAGAAAATAACAAAGTGGATCTAGCAATTATGTATTTGCCAGATGACAGCATTAAAAACTGGAAGCCATATCAATCGCGGAAAATCACGAGCGAAAGTTTAGTTTTTATTCATCATGATGAAAAAATCGCGCGCCAAAAGCGGATCAAACTGCAAAAAACTATCAACTATAATTGGGTAACTTACCCCGAAGAATTCTATTTAGACGGGGTAATTAAAGAGGCGTACAAGAACGCCCTCGTCAACCGTCCGCACAGTGTCGCTTGTTTTACCACCCCGGATCAGATTCGGCACTTTGTTAACGCAACCGACGTTGTAACTGCATTGCCAGAATCATACGTAATGGCCCACCCCCGGAAGAAGGGAGTCTTTACGGCTAAGTTAGATCCAGTGATTTCGTTTGATTTAGATTTCGTCTTTAGAAGGGATAAAGATAGCATTCCCCGGATCGAAAGCTTTTTAAATGAATTTGAAGCATACTTAGCCAAAAAAGGGTATACTGAAAGATTAGAAGAGATAACTAATAATAGATTAAAGGAGCATTCAGATAATGACTAA